The following proteins come from a genomic window of Pseudomonas syringae:
- the ftsK gene encoding DNA translocase FtsK: MKKSTPAPSAVPLWRQQLHYRLKEGALIAFGALCLYLMMALLTYDQSDPGWSHTSSNAAQVQNAAGRAGAFCADILFMVLGYFAYIFPLLLAIKAWQVFRHRHEPWQWSGWLFSWRLIGLVFLILAGAALAHIHFHFSAGFPGSAGGVLGEVLGDLAKKALNIQGSTLLFIALFLFGLTVFTDLSWFKVMDITGKITLDLFELFQGAANRWWTARAERKQMVAQLREVDMRVNDVVAPVAPDRREQAKARERLIEREESLSKHMTEREKHVPAVIAPAPAKPAEPSKRVQKEKQAPLFVDSAVEGTLPPISILDPAEKKQLNYSPESLAAVGHLLEIKLKEFGVEVSVDSIHPGPVITRYEIQPAAGVKVSRISNLAKDLARSLAVTSVRVVEVIPGKTTVGIEIPNEDRQIVRFSEVLSTPEYDNAKSPVTLALGHDIGGKPVITDLAKMPHLLVAGTTGSGKSVGVNAMILSILFKSGPEDAKLIMIDPKMLELSIYEGIPHLLCPVVTDMKDAANALRWSVAEMERRYKLMAKMGVRNLSGFNQKVKDAQDAGEPLADPLYKRESIHDEAPLLTKLPTIVVVVDEFADMMMIVGKKVEELIARIAQKARAAGIHLILATQRPSVDVITGLIKANIPTRMAFQVSSKIDSRTIIDQGGAEQLLGHGDMLYMPPGTSLPIRVHGAFVSDEEVHRVVEAWKLRGSPEYNDDILAGVEEAGSGFDGGSGEGGDDSESDALYDEAVKFVLESRRASISAVQRKLKIGYNRAARMIEAMEMAGVVTSMNTNGSREVIAPAPMRD, from the coding sequence TTGAAGAAATCCACCCCAGCACCCAGCGCTGTTCCGCTCTGGCGACAGCAACTGCACTACAGGCTCAAGGAAGGGGCCCTGATCGCCTTTGGCGCCCTGTGCCTGTATCTGATGATGGCTTTGTTGACCTACGATCAGAGCGATCCCGGCTGGAGCCATACCAGCAGCAATGCCGCGCAGGTTCAAAATGCTGCCGGGCGTGCTGGCGCGTTCTGTGCCGACATTCTGTTCATGGTGCTCGGTTATTTCGCCTACATATTCCCGTTGCTGCTGGCGATCAAGGCCTGGCAAGTGTTTCGTCACCGCCATGAGCCCTGGCAGTGGAGCGGCTGGCTGTTCTCCTGGCGCCTGATCGGGCTGGTGTTCCTGATACTCGCCGGTGCCGCACTGGCGCATATCCATTTCCATTTTTCGGCAGGCTTTCCCGGGTCTGCGGGCGGTGTGCTGGGCGAAGTACTGGGTGATCTGGCCAAGAAGGCCCTGAATATCCAGGGCAGCACCTTGCTGTTCATCGCCCTGTTTCTGTTTGGCCTGACAGTGTTTACCGACCTGTCATGGTTCAAGGTGATGGACATCACCGGCAAGATCACGCTGGACCTGTTCGAGCTGTTTCAAGGCGCTGCCAACCGTTGGTGGACTGCCCGTGCCGAGCGCAAGCAGATGGTTGCGCAATTGCGCGAGGTCGATATGCGGGTCAACGATGTGGTAGCACCCGTTGCCCCGGATCGCCGCGAGCAGGCCAAGGCCCGCGAGCGTCTGATCGAGCGCGAAGAGTCGCTGAGCAAGCACATGACCGAGCGTGAAAAGCACGTGCCTGCGGTCATCGCGCCAGCCCCGGCCAAGCCTGCCGAGCCCAGCAAGCGCGTGCAAAAGGAAAAACAGGCGCCGTTGTTCGTCGACAGCGCGGTCGAAGGCACGCTGCCGCCGATCTCGATTCTCGATCCGGCGGAAAAGAAACAGCTCAATTACTCGCCGGAATCGCTGGCCGCGGTCGGTCATCTGCTGGAAATCAAGCTCAAGGAGTTTGGTGTCGAAGTCTCGGTGGACTCCATCCACCCGGGCCCGGTCATCACCCGTTACGAAATTCAGCCTGCTGCAGGCGTCAAGGTCAGTCGCATTTCCAACCTGGCCAAGGACCTTGCGCGCTCGCTCGCGGTGACCAGCGTCCGGGTAGTCGAAGTCATCCCCGGCAAGACCACCGTCGGTATCGAGATTCCCAATGAAGACCGGCAGATCGTGCGCTTCTCCGAAGTGCTGTCGACGCCTGAATACGATAACGCCAAGTCACCTGTGACGCTGGCTCTGGGCCACGATATCGGCGGCAAACCGGTTATCACCGATCTGGCGAAAATGCCGCACTTGCTGGTGGCCGGTACGACCGGTTCCGGTAAGTCGGTGGGTGTCAACGCCATGATCCTGTCGATCCTGTTCAAGTCCGGCCCGGAAGACGCCAAACTGATCATGATCGACCCGAAAATGCTTGAGCTCTCAATCTACGAAGGCATTCCGCATTTGCTCTGTCCGGTCGTGACCGACATGAAAGACGCCGCCAACGCCTTGCGCTGGAGCGTCGCCGAGATGGAACGCCGTTACAAGCTGATGGCGAAAATGGGCGTGCGTAACCTTTCCGGTTTCAACCAGAAGGTCAAGGATGCTCAGGACGCTGGCGAGCCACTGGCCGATCCGCTGTACAAGCGCGAGAGCATTCACGACGAAGCACCGCTGCTGACCAAGTTGCCGACCATCGTGGTGGTGGTGGATGAGTTTGCCGACATGATGATGATCGTCGGCAAAAAGGTCGAAGAGCTCATCGCCCGTATCGCCCAGAAGGCCCGTGCCGCAGGTATTCACCTGATCCTGGCGACCCAGCGTCCGTCGGTGGATGTGATTACCGGTCTGATCAAGGCCAACATTCCGACGCGAATGGCGTTTCAGGTCTCCAGCAAGATCGACTCCCGAACCATCATCGATCAGGGCGGCGCCGAGCAACTGCTGGGCCACGGTGACATGTTGTACATGCCGCCCGGCACCAGTCTGCCCATTCGTGTCCACGGTGCGTTCGTTTCCGACGAAGAAGTGCATCGTGTCGTGGAAGCGTGGAAACTGCGCGGCTCCCCGGAATACAACGACGATATTCTCGCGGGCGTGGAAGAGGCCGGTAGCGGCTTTGACGGCGGCAGTGGCGAAGGCGGCGACGATAGCGAGAGCGACGCCCTTTACGATGAAGCTGTGAAGTTCGTGCTTGAAAGCCGTCGTGCTTCTATTTCTGCGGTTCAGCGCAAGCTCAAGATCGGTTACAACCGCGCTGCACGCATGATCGAGGCGATGGAAATGGCCGGCGTCGTGACATCGATGAACACCAATGGCTCGCGCGAAGTCATCGCGCCGGCGCCTATGCGCGACTGA
- the aat gene encoding leucyl/phenylalanyl-tRNA--protein transferase: protein MLTWLQRNSLDFPPLEKALREPDGLLAAGGDLSADRLIQAYRHGCFPWFQDGQPILWWSPDPRTVLFPDELHVSRSLAKLLRQARYTVTFDQDFARVIEACAAPRSYADGTWITDSMQSAYLELHQRGHAHSVEVWDQGELVGGLYGLAMGQLFFGESMFSRADNASKFGFATLVERLTAWGFVLIDCQMPTQHLHSFGARPIPRQTFADYLAQYLDRPTDADWLPRRV from the coding sequence ATGCTGACCTGGTTACAACGCAACAGTCTTGATTTCCCACCCCTGGAGAAGGCGCTTCGTGAACCCGACGGGTTACTCGCGGCAGGCGGGGATCTGTCTGCAGATCGCCTGATCCAGGCCTATCGTCATGGCTGCTTTCCTTGGTTTCAGGATGGCCAACCCATTCTCTGGTGGTCACCCGACCCGCGCACGGTACTGTTTCCCGACGAGCTGCACGTTTCACGCAGCCTCGCCAAACTCCTGCGCCAGGCTCGCTATACAGTGACCTTCGATCAGGATTTTGCTCGCGTAATCGAAGCCTGCGCTGCGCCGCGCAGCTATGCTGACGGCACCTGGATTACCGACTCGATGCAGAGCGCTTATCTGGAGCTGCACCAACGCGGCCATGCGCACAGTGTCGAGGTCTGGGATCAAGGCGAGCTGGTCGGAGGTTTATACGGCCTGGCAATGGGTCAGTTGTTCTTCGGTGAATCCATGTTCAGCCGCGCCGACAACGCTTCCAAATTCGGTTTTGCCACACTGGTCGAACGCCTTACAGCCTGGGGCTTCGTACTGATCGATTGCCAAATGCCCACTCAACACCTGCACAGCTTCGGTGCCCGCCCGATTCCCCGCCAGACGTTTGCCGATTATCTCGCGCAATACCTGGACCGGCCGACCGATGCCGACTGGTTACCTAGGCGAGTTTGA
- the clpA gene encoding ATP-dependent Clp protease ATP-binding subunit ClpA, whose protein sequence is MLNRELEVTLNLAFKEARSKRHEFMTVEHLLLALLDNEAAATVLRACGANLDKLKHDLQEFIDSTTPLIPVHDEDRETQPTLGFQRVLQRAVFHVQSSGKREVTGANVLVAIFSEQESQAVFLLKQQSVARIDVVNYIAHGISKVPGHGEHSSEGEQDMQDDEGGEASSSGNPLDAYASNLNELARQGRIDPLVGRESEVERVAQILARRRKNNPLLVGEAGVGKTAIAEGLAKRIVDNQVPDLLANSVVYSLDLGALLAGTKYRGDFEKRFKALLNELRKRPQAILFIDEIHTIIGAGAASGGVMDASNLLKPLLSSGDIRCIGSTTFQEFRGIFEKDRALARRFQKVDVSEPSVEDTIGILRGLKSRFEQHHSIEYSDEALRAAAELASRYINDRHMPDKAIDVIDEAGAYQRLQPVEKRVKRIDVPQVEDIVAKIARIPPKHVNSSDKELLRNLERDLKLTVFGQDAAIDSLSTAIKLSRAGLKSPDKPVGSFLFAGPTGVGKTEAARQLAKALGVELIRFDMSEYMERHTVSRLIGAPPGYVGFDQGGLLTEAITRQPHCVLLLDEIEKAHPEVFNLLLQVMDHGTLTDNNGRKADFRNVIVIMTTNAGAESAARASIGFTHQDHSSDAMEVIKKSFTPEFRNRLDTIIQFGRLSHEVIKSVVDKFLTELQAQLEDKRVLLEVSEAARSWLAQGGYDAAMGARPMARLIQDKIKRPLAEEILFGELSEHGGVVHIDIKDGEITFDFETTAEMA, encoded by the coding sequence ATGTTGAACCGTGAACTCGAAGTCACCCTCAATCTTGCCTTCAAGGAGGCACGTTCGAAGCGTCATGAGTTCATGACGGTCGAACATCTCCTGCTGGCTCTATTGGACAATGAAGCTGCAGCCACTGTCTTGCGTGCCTGCGGCGCAAACCTCGATAAACTCAAGCATGATCTGCAGGAGTTCATCGACTCCACCACTCCGCTGATCCCCGTTCATGACGAGGATCGCGAGACCCAGCCAACGCTGGGCTTTCAGCGCGTGCTACAACGTGCCGTCTTCCATGTGCAGAGCTCCGGCAAGCGTGAAGTGACCGGCGCCAACGTGCTGGTTGCGATTTTCAGTGAGCAGGAAAGCCAGGCCGTATTTCTGCTCAAGCAGCAGAGTGTGGCCCGGATTGATGTCGTCAACTACATTGCCCACGGTATCTCCAAGGTTCCGGGGCACGGCGAACACTCTTCTGAAGGTGAGCAGGATATGCAGGATGACGAGGGCGGTGAAGCATCTTCCTCAGGCAATCCACTGGATGCCTATGCCAGCAATCTGAACGAATTGGCGCGTCAGGGGCGCATCGATCCGCTGGTCGGCCGCGAAAGCGAAGTCGAGCGCGTTGCGCAGATTCTGGCCCGTCGTCGCAAGAACAATCCGTTGCTGGTCGGCGAGGCAGGGGTCGGTAAAACGGCCATTGCCGAAGGTCTGGCCAAGCGCATCGTCGACAATCAGGTCCCTGATCTGCTTGCCAACAGCGTGGTCTACTCGCTTGATCTCGGTGCCTTGCTGGCCGGGACGAAATACCGTGGCGATTTCGAGAAGCGTTTCAAAGCGTTGCTCAATGAACTGCGCAAGCGGCCTCAGGCGATCCTGTTCATCGACGAGATTCACACGATCATTGGCGCCGGTGCAGCTTCCGGCGGCGTGATGGATGCATCGAACCTGCTCAAGCCGTTGCTTTCCTCTGGCGATATTCGCTGCATCGGTTCGACCACGTTTCAGGAATTTCGCGGGATTTTCGAGAAGGATCGCGCCTTGGCGCGTCGCTTCCAGAAAGTCGATGTCTCCGAGCCTTCGGTTGAAGACACCATTGGCATACTGCGCGGCCTGAAAAGCCGTTTCGAGCAGCATCACAGCATCGAATACAGTGATGAGGCACTGCGCGCAGCGGCCGAGCTGGCCTCGCGCTACATCAATGATCGTCACATGCCCGACAAGGCCATCGACGTGATTGACGAGGCGGGTGCCTACCAGCGCTTGCAGCCGGTCGAGAAGCGCGTCAAGCGCATCGATGTGCCGCAGGTTGAAGACATCGTTGCCAAGATCGCGCGTATTCCTCCAAAACACGTTAACAGTTCCGACAAGGAGCTGCTGCGTAACCTGGAGCGCGATCTCAAGCTCACCGTGTTCGGTCAGGATGCGGCGATCGATTCGTTGTCGACTGCCATCAAACTGTCGCGTGCAGGCCTCAAGTCGCCTGACAAGCCGGTCGGTTCGTTCCTGTTTGCCGGTCCTACGGGTGTCGGCAAGACGGAAGCGGCTCGTCAGCTGGCCAAGGCGCTGGGTGTAGAGCTGATCCGTTTCGACATGTCGGAGTACATGGAGCGGCATACCGTGTCCCGTCTGATCGGCGCGCCTCCGGGCTACGTCGGTTTCGATCAGGGCGGTTTGCTGACCGAGGCCATCACTCGCCAGCCTCATTGCGTGCTGCTGCTCGATGAAATCGAGAAGGCGCACCCGGAAGTCTTCAACCTGCTGTTGCAGGTGATGGACCACGGTACGCTCACCGATAACAACGGGCGCAAGGCGGATTTCCGCAACGTGATCGTCATCATGACGACCAACGCCGGTGCCGAATCGGCTGCGCGGGCTTCAATCGGCTTCACGCATCAGGACCACTCGTCTGATGCAATGGAAGTCATCAAGAAGAGCTTTACGCCGGAGTTCCGCAACCGTCTGGACACCATCATTCAGTTTGGTCGTCTCAGCCACGAAGTCATCAAGAGTGTGGTCGACAAGTTCCTTACCGAGCTTCAGGCCCAACTGGAAGACAAGCGCGTACTGCTCGAAGTGTCCGAGGCGGCAAGAAGCTGGCTGGCGCAGGGCGGTTACGACGCGGCAATGGGCGCCAGGCCAATGGCTCGCCTGATTCAGGACAAGATCAAACGGCCGCTGGCTGAAGAGATCCTGTTTGGCGAATTGTCCGAGCACGGCGGTGTGGTGCACATCGACATCAAGGATGGCGAAATCACCTTTGATTTCGAGACCACGGCAGAAATGGCCTGA
- the infA gene encoding translation initiation factor IF-1, with product MSKEDSFEMEGTVVDTLPNTMFRVELENGHVVTAHISGKMRKNYIRILTGDKVRVELTPYDLSKGRITYRAR from the coding sequence ATGTCGAAAGAAGACAGCTTCGAAATGGAAGGCACTGTCGTCGACACCCTGCCCAACACCATGTTTCGTGTGGAGTTGGAAAACGGGCACGTCGTAACCGCGCATATCTCCGGCAAGATGCGCAAGAATTACATCCGTATTCTGACCGGCGACAAAGTGCGTGTAGAACTGACGCCCTATGACCTGAGCAAAGGGCGCATTACCTACCGCGCCCGTTAA
- a CDS encoding arginyltransferase: MTELARLKFYATQPHTCSYLPEEQATTLFLDPSQPMDVQVYADLSDMGFRRSGDHLYRPHCQNCSACVPARIPVNLFVPDRQQKRILKRNADLQVSSAKPVFTQEYFDLYQRYIEQRHADGDMFPPSREQFSTFLVRDLPFSRFYEFRLDQRLVAVAVTDLLPNGLSAVYTFYEPEEERRSLGRYAILWQIAEAARLQLQAVYLGYWIKNCKKMNYKTQYRPIELLTNQRWVTLY, translated from the coding sequence ATGACAGAGCTGGCCAGGCTTAAGTTTTATGCCACCCAACCCCACACGTGCAGTTACCTGCCCGAAGAGCAGGCGACGACGCTGTTCCTGGACCCCAGCCAGCCAATGGATGTTCAGGTCTATGCCGACCTGTCCGACATGGGCTTTCGTCGTAGCGGCGACCATCTTTATCGCCCTCACTGCCAGAATTGCAGTGCCTGTGTGCCTGCGCGCATTCCGGTCAACCTGTTTGTGCCTGACAGACAGCAAAAACGCATCCTGAAACGCAATGCTGACCTTCAGGTCAGCAGCGCAAAGCCGGTCTTCACCCAGGAATACTTCGACCTTTATCAGCGCTATATCGAACAACGCCACGCCGATGGCGACATGTTTCCGCCCAGTCGCGAGCAGTTTTCGACATTTCTGGTGCGCGACCTGCCCTTCTCACGTTTCTATGAATTTCGCCTTGATCAGCGTCTGGTGGCAGTGGCGGTTACCGACCTGCTGCCGAATGGGCTTTCTGCGGTCTACACCTTCTACGAACCTGAGGAAGAGCGCCGCAGTCTGGGCCGCTACGCCATTCTGTGGCAAATCGCCGAAGCTGCCCGGCTTCAGCTGCAAGCGGTCTATCTGGGTTACTGGATAAAGAACTGCAAAAAGATGAATTACAAGACTCAATATCGCCCCATCGAACTGCTCACTAATCAAAGATGGGTCACTCTGTACTGA
- the clpS gene encoding ATP-dependent Clp protease adapter ClpS, with translation MHAFSKIRLTFNQDGPQSHEDDSAGIAVQDAKPTLQAPPMYKVVLFNDDYTPMDFVVEVLEVFFNLNRELATKVMLAVHTEGRAVCGLFTRDIAETKAMQVNQYARESQHPLLCEIEKDG, from the coding sequence ATGCATGCATTTAGCAAGATTCGACTAACATTCAATCAGGATGGTCCGCAGTCACACGAGGACGACTCGGCAGGCATCGCGGTGCAGGATGCCAAACCGACCCTGCAGGCGCCACCGATGTACAAGGTGGTTTTGTTCAATGATGACTACACCCCGATGGATTTCGTCGTAGAAGTACTCGAGGTGTTTTTTAACCTGAATCGTGAGCTGGCCACCAAGGTCATGCTGGCCGTCCATACAGAGGGACGGGCAGTCTGCGGATTGTTTACCCGCGACATCGCCGAGACCAAGGCAATGCAGGTCAATCAATACGCCAGGGAGAGCCAGCATCCGCTACTCTGTGAGATCGAGAAGGACGGTTAA
- a CDS encoding NADP-dependent isocitrate dehydrogenase: MSNRSKIIYTFTDEAPALATYSLLPVIEAFTATSDIDVETRDISLAGRVLSSFPELLADKKVPDHLAELGKLATTPEANIIKLPNISASVPQLKATIKELQNQGYNIPDYPENPATDAEKETRARYDKTKGSAVNPVLREGNSDRRAPLSVKNYARKHPHKMGAWSADSKAHVAHMSNGDFYGSEKAAQIEADNTVKIELVAQDGTTTVLKEKTAVKAGEIVDCSVMSAKALRSFIAAEIEDARKQGVLFSVHLKATMMKISDPIMFGQIVDEFYKDALTKHADTLKQIGFSLNNGIGDLYERIGVLPAEKQAEIKADIEAVYAVRPQLAMVNSDKGITNLHVPSDVIVDASMPAMIRDSGKMWGTDGQLHDAKAVIPDRCYATIYQAVIEDCKKNGAFDPTTMGSVPNVGLMAQKAEEYGSHDKTFHIQSNGVVRVTDSQGNLLMEQNVEAGDIWRMCQAKDAPIQDWVKLAVNRARASNTPAIFWLDASRAHDSVMIEKVRKYLGDHDTSGLDIQILSPVDAMKLTLERTRAGKDTISVTGNVLRDYLTDLFPIMELGTSAKMLSIVPLMNGGGLFETGAGGSAPKHVQQFVEENFLRWDSLGEFLALAASLEHLGNAYNNPKALVLSKTLDQATGEFLDRNKSPSRKVGGIDNRGSHFYLTLFWAQALAAQNDDAALKAQFTPLAKTLTDNEEKIVAELNAVQGKPVDIGGYYFPNPEVTSKAMRPSATFNAAIAAL; the protein is encoded by the coding sequence ATGTCCAACCGCTCGAAGATCATCTACACCTTCACCGACGAAGCTCCGGCCCTCGCCACCTACTCCCTGCTGCCTGTCATCGAAGCTTTCACGGCAACCTCCGATATCGACGTGGAAACACGCGACATCTCTCTGGCGGGCCGTGTTCTTTCCAGCTTCCCGGAGTTGCTTGCCGACAAAAAAGTGCCGGATCATCTCGCCGAGCTGGGCAAACTGGCTACCACGCCGGAAGCCAACATCATCAAGCTGCCCAACATCAGCGCCTCGGTCCCGCAATTGAAAGCGACCATCAAGGAGCTTCAGAATCAGGGCTACAACATTCCTGACTACCCTGAGAACCCTGCCACTGATGCGGAAAAAGAAACCCGCGCCCGCTATGACAAGACCAAGGGCAGCGCTGTAAACCCGGTGCTGCGTGAAGGCAACTCCGATCGCCGCGCGCCGTTGTCGGTCAAGAATTACGCCCGCAAGCACCCGCACAAGATGGGCGCCTGGTCCGCCGACTCGAAAGCGCACGTTGCGCACATGAGCAATGGCGATTTCTACGGCAGCGAAAAAGCCGCCCAGATCGAAGCTGACAACACCGTCAAGATCGAACTGGTCGCCCAGGACGGCACTACCACCGTCCTGAAAGAAAAAACCGCCGTCAAGGCCGGTGAGATCGTCGATTGCTCGGTGATGAGCGCCAAGGCACTGCGCAGCTTCATCGCTGCTGAAATCGAAGACGCCCGCAAGCAAGGCGTGCTGTTCTCGGTGCACCTGAAAGCCACCATGATGAAGATCTCCGATCCGATCATGTTCGGCCAGATCGTCGACGAGTTCTACAAAGACGCGTTGACCAAGCACGCTGATACGTTGAAACAGATCGGCTTCAGCCTGAACAACGGCATTGGCGACCTGTACGAGCGCATTGGCGTTCTGCCAGCGGAAAAACAGGCGGAAATCAAGGCTGACATCGAGGCGGTCTACGCCGTCCGTCCGCAACTGGCGATGGTCAACTCCGACAAGGGCATCACCAACCTGCACGTACCAAGCGACGTGATCGTCGACGCATCGATGCCGGCCATGATCCGTGACTCCGGCAAAATGTGGGGCACAGACGGTCAGTTGCACGATGCCAAGGCCGTCATCCCGGACCGTTGCTACGCCACTATTTATCAAGCCGTCATCGAAGACTGCAAGAAAAACGGCGCTTTCGATCCGACCACCATGGGCAGCGTGCCAAACGTCGGCCTGATGGCTCAGAAAGCTGAAGAGTACGGGTCCCACGACAAGACCTTCCATATCCAGAGCAACGGCGTGGTTCGCGTGACCGACAGCCAGGGCAACCTGCTGATGGAACAGAACGTCGAAGCGGGCGATATCTGGCGCATGTGCCAGGCCAAGGACGCGCCGATTCAGGACTGGGTGAAACTGGCCGTCAACCGCGCTCGCGCCAGCAACACACCAGCGATTTTCTGGCTGGATGCGTCTCGCGCCCATGACAGCGTGATGATCGAGAAAGTCCGCAAGTACCTGGGCGATCACGACACCTCGGGCCTGGACATCCAGATCCTGTCGCCGGTCGACGCCATGAAACTGACCCTGGAGCGCACGCGCGCCGGCAAGGACACCATCTCGGTGACCGGTAACGTGCTGCGCGACTACCTCACCGACCTGTTCCCGATCATGGAACTGGGCACCAGCGCGAAGATGCTGTCGATCGTTCCGCTGATGAACGGTGGCGGCCTGTTCGAAACCGGCGCTGGCGGTTCGGCGCCGAAGCATGTTCAGCAGTTCGTCGAAGAGAACTTCCTGCGCTGGGATTCGCTGGGCGAGTTCCTCGCCCTGGCGGCCTCGCTGGAGCATCTGGGCAACGCTTATAACAACCCGAAAGCATTGGTTCTTTCCAAGACACTCGACCAGGCCACTGGCGAGTTCCTGGATCGCAACAAGTCACCTTCGCGCAAGGTCGGCGGTATCGACAATCGTGGCAGCCATTTCTACCTGACCCTGTTCTGGGCACAGGCACTGGCCGCGCAGAATGACGACGCAGCCCTCAAGGCGCAGTTCACACCACTGGCCAAAACCCTGACCGACAACGAGGAAAAAATCGTTGCCGAGCTGAACGCTGTTCAGGGCAAGCCAGTGGACATCGGCGGCTACTACTTCCCTAACCCGGAAGTGACCAGCAAAGCCATGCGCCCAAGCGCGACATTCAACGCAGCCATCGCCGCGTTGTAA
- the cspD gene encoding cold shock domain-containing protein CspD encodes MIEGKVKWFNNAKGFGFINADGKHDEDLFAHFSAIQMDGYKTLRAGQNVNFDILQGPKGLHAVNIRASEVKKEDAAKGTHSAQHHEHVHADA; translated from the coding sequence ATGATCGAAGGAAAAGTCAAGTGGTTCAACAATGCAAAAGGATTTGGATTCATAAATGCTGACGGCAAGCATGACGAAGACTTGTTCGCTCATTTTTCAGCAATCCAGATGGACGGCTACAAAACGCTCAGAGCTGGCCAGAATGTCAACTTTGATATCCTTCAAGGTCCAAAAGGGCTGCACGCTGTGAATATCAGGGCATCGGAGGTCAAAAAAGAAGATGCGGCAAAGGGCACGCATTCCGCACAGCACCACGAACACGTTCACGCAGATGCCTGA
- a CDS encoding alpha/beta fold hydrolase, with the protein MNSDQDFRVTYHTRKVGDVEVFYREVGPKDAPVLLLLHGFPSSSHMFRDLMPLLASHYRLIAPDLPGFGNTKAPPRGQFDYSFENLYKVVEGFTEALGLKKYALYVFDYGAPTGFRLAAANPEKVTAIISQNGNAYLEGFSDQWGPWQAYWREPSAANREACRASLSPETIRDWQYGTGADPEKLSPDGYNLDILYMARPGAEEIQLDLILDYRTNVAAYPSFQAYLRKYQPPVLAVWGKHDPAFIPPGAQAFRKDVPAAEVHLLDAGHFALETHAPEVAEYIREFLSRTLKG; encoded by the coding sequence ATGAATTCTGATCAGGACTTTCGCGTGACGTATCACACTCGAAAAGTGGGCGATGTGGAGGTGTTCTATCGCGAAGTCGGCCCCAAGGATGCGCCGGTGCTCCTGTTGCTGCATGGCTTCCCGAGTTCCAGCCACATGTTTCGCGATCTGATGCCATTGTTGGCGAGTCACTACCGCCTGATTGCCCCCGATCTGCCCGGTTTCGGCAACACTAAGGCGCCACCGCGCGGGCAGTTCGATTACAGCTTCGAAAACCTCTACAAAGTGGTTGAGGGATTTACCGAGGCGTTGGGGCTCAAGAAGTATGCGTTATACGTATTTGATTACGGTGCGCCGACCGGCTTTCGACTTGCAGCCGCGAACCCGGAAAAGGTCACTGCCATCATCAGTCAGAATGGCAACGCCTATCTGGAAGGGTTCAGTGATCAATGGGGCCCTTGGCAGGCCTACTGGCGCGAACCTTCAGCGGCCAATCGCGAAGCGTGTCGTGCCTCGTTATCACCGGAAACCATCCGTGACTGGCAGTACGGTACGGGGGCCGATCCTGAAAAACTGTCGCCCGACGGCTACAACCTGGACATCCTGTACATGGCACGGCCGGGCGCAGAAGAAATCCAGCTGGACCTGATTCTGGATTACCGCACCAACGTGGCCGCGTACCCCTCGTTCCAGGCATACCTGCGCAAGTACCAGCCACCCGTGCTGGCGGTCTGGGGCAAGCACGATCCGGCGTTCATACCACCGGGCGCGCAGGCGTTCCGCAAGGACGTTCCAGCTGCCGAGGTGCATCTTCTGGACGCCGGCCACTTCGCGCTCGAAACACATGCGCCGGAAGTCGCCGAGTACATTCGTGAGTTTCTTTCGCGCACGCTGAAAGGCTAG